Proteins found in one Prochlorococcus marinus XMU1405 genomic segment:
- a CDS encoding acyl-CoA thioesterase has translation MNSKPVWKIEKIVLPQHADHAGVMWHGKYFNWLEESRINALSEVGISYFELTKNGLDLPLINTSIKYKSPLFLGEKIIIESEFNIDKSPRINVISKFLNKKNEILTIAEVNLVLISKLNFSIIRKRPDFLSEAFSKLNG, from the coding sequence ATGAACTCAAAACCAGTTTGGAAAATAGAAAAAATTGTTTTACCTCAACATGCAGATCATGCAGGCGTAATGTGGCACGGTAAATATTTTAATTGGCTTGAAGAAAGCCGAATAAATGCACTTTCAGAAGTAGGCATAAGTTATTTCGAACTAACTAAAAATGGCTTAGATTTACCTTTAATCAATACTTCAATAAAATATAAATCTCCTTTATTCCTTGGTGAAAAAATAATCATCGAGAGTGAATTCAACATTGATAAAAGTCCTAGGATTAATGTAATTTCAAAATTTCTTAACAAGAAAAATGAAATCTTAACGATTGCTGAAGTCAATTTAGTCTTAATAAGTAAACTGAATTTCTCTATAATAAGAAAAAGGCCAGATTTCCTATCGGAAGCCTTTAGTAAGTTAAACGGTTGA
- a CDS encoding restriction endonuclease translates to MKIFFILIIFIILLIFIIARNYQIKKKKFKLNNALNSNFFIQTINNLIEENKYNLLEERIRLREIDAYGNEDYKKWIGNPPLDEKAIEKNILNGSKRFKEGIPYFWEKVILKKFGSMELFFDKWRSYCNENPTIDDEIIGSIRKLETEDWFVFIASQIEKSCLNLIEKNYSSKNKGNYKKGIRFENHCMQILKQNGWEVKETPNTGDQGVDLIASIKDLRICIQCKDHEKAIGNKAVQEISAGKLFWKGTHAIIVSKSGFTKSAHQLAKSNKVELINEYQLKDLEKFIV, encoded by the coding sequence ATGAAAATTTTTTTTATTTTAATTATTTTTATCATTCTTTTAATTTTTATAATTGCAAGAAATTATCAAATTAAAAAGAAAAAGTTTAAATTAAATAATGCCTTAAATTCCAATTTCTTTATTCAAACAATTAATAATTTAATAGAAGAAAACAAATACAATTTGTTAGAGGAGAGGATCAGATTAAGGGAAATAGATGCCTACGGTAACGAGGACTATAAAAAATGGATTGGCAATCCACCTCTTGATGAAAAAGCTATTGAGAAAAATATATTAAATGGATCCAAACGATTTAAAGAGGGAATACCATACTTCTGGGAGAAAGTAATTTTAAAAAAATTTGGCAGTATGGAATTATTTTTCGATAAGTGGAGATCATATTGTAATGAAAATCCTACTATTGATGATGAGATAATTGGATCTATTAGAAAGCTAGAGACTGAAGATTGGTTTGTATTCATAGCAAGTCAAATAGAGAAATCATGCTTAAACCTAATAGAAAAAAACTACTCAAGTAAAAACAAGGGAAACTACAAAAAAGGTATTAGATTTGAAAATCATTGTATGCAAATTCTCAAACAAAATGGCTGGGAAGTAAAAGAAACCCCTAATACAGGAGATCAAGGGGTTGACTTAATTGCGTCAATAAAAGATTTGAGAATATGTATTCAATGCAAAGATCATGAAAAAGCTATTGGAAATAAAGCAGTTCAGGAAATTTCAGCTGGTAAATTATTTTGGAAAGGGACACATGCAATAATAGTCTCAAAATCTGGCTTTACAAAGTCTGCTCATCAACTAGCAAAATCAAATAAAGTGGAACTAATCAATGAATATCAATTAAAAGATTTAGAAAAGTTTATTGTTTAA
- a CDS encoding MAPEG family protein, protein MQVAFAWSLCLSVGVVLLSIIPLTIGRVKAGYSVENMSAPRALFDELPSFGKRAVWCHQNCWESISLHAPACLLCLISLTDSNIAIIAALIHPIFRFLYIGAYVFNIPTARGLMWASGIFTTLLLYKEGLTQLI, encoded by the coding sequence ATGCAAGTAGCTTTTGCCTGGAGCCTTTGTCTATCAGTTGGTGTTGTTTTATTATCAATTATTCCATTAACTATAGGGCGAGTTAAAGCGGGATATTCTGTTGAAAATATGTCTGCTCCAAGGGCTTTATTCGATGAATTACCTTCTTTTGGAAAAAGAGCAGTTTGGTGTCATCAAAATTGTTGGGAAAGTATTTCTCTACATGCACCAGCATGTCTTCTTTGTTTGATTTCTTTAACTGACTCTAATATTGCAATAATTGCAGCATTGATTCATCCTATTTTTCGTTTTTTATATATTGGTGCATATGTATTTAATATCCCAACAGCTAGAGGTTTAATGTGGGCCTCAGGAATTTTTACAACACTTTTGCTTTACAAAGAAGGCTTAACACAATTGATATAA
- a CDS encoding virion host shutoff protein has product MKKFYKFFKSFIFISLWLILSSFLTQYWNTFHWEYIYLNFRIIFDKEFWFVVEKILLGFDIGYWLEEALKFLSYEIPKESFKYLPIYFVLKTIWIKN; this is encoded by the coding sequence ATGAAAAAATTTTATAAGTTTTTTAAAAGTTTTATATTTATATCACTTTGGCTTATTTTATCTTCATTTTTAACCCAATATTGGAATACCTTTCATTGGGAATATATTTACTTAAACTTCAGAATTATATTTGATAAAGAATTTTGGTTTGTTGTAGAAAAAATTCTTTTAGGATTTGATATTGGTTACTGGTTAGAAGAAGCACTAAAATTCTTAAGTTATGAAATACCTAAAGAATCTTTTAAATATTTACCAATTTATTTCGTATTAAAGACTATATGGATAAAGAATTAA
- a CDS encoding PAP/fibrillin family protein, with protein MESEDDLLNLLLKSPNSESIQTIAEQLEIDHNFSFRKGKNDLQGVWELRWSSSNSPFLKYSPFIDNLQILDPFNLSGLNLLKPKGIKSIIGTGILLRLNYINEKKIGVKFTHAGVIGPKFGRKNIKAMKEIKNEQLGWLEITYLSNKLRICRGDKGTLFVLRKINSPTLFKNFKEFIKIY; from the coding sequence ATGGAATCCGAAGATGATTTATTAAATTTACTTCTTAAATCTCCAAATTCAGAGAGTATACAGACTATTGCCGAACAACTTGAAATTGATCATAATTTTTCCTTTAGGAAAGGTAAAAATGATTTACAGGGTGTTTGGGAGCTTAGGTGGAGTAGTTCTAATAGTCCCTTTTTAAAATATTCTCCTTTTATTGATAATCTTCAAATTCTTGATCCCTTTAATTTGTCTGGTCTTAATTTACTTAAACCTAAAGGAATAAAATCAATTATTGGTACTGGTATTTTATTAAGACTTAATTACATAAATGAAAAAAAAATTGGGGTCAAATTTACACATGCTGGTGTTATAGGTCCTAAATTCGGAAGAAAAAATATAAAGGCTATGAAAGAAATAAAAAATGAACAATTAGGTTGGTTAGAGATAACTTATTTAAGTAATAAGCTTAGAATCTGCAGAGGTGATAAAGGAACATTATTTGTTTTAAGAAAAATAAATTCACCTACTTTATTCAAGAATTTTAAGGAATTTATTAAAATCTATTAA
- a CDS encoding DUF1330 domain-containing protein produces the protein MTKSYWLKKISIPNADLFLEYIRTVLPWIKSVGGVIVKRDLIQESTSNEWDGGQLGLVIEFESKFAAKKAFYSEVFQKYLQSRDLMELVTISTL, from the coding sequence ATGACAAAGAGCTATTGGCTAAAGAAAATTTCAATTCCAAATGCTGATTTATTTCTGGAATATATAAGGACAGTATTACCTTGGATTAAATCTGTGGGAGGAGTAATCGTAAAAAGAGATTTGATACAAGAATCAACCTCAAATGAATGGGACGGAGGTCAGCTTGGATTAGTAATTGAATTCGAATCAAAATTTGCTGCTAAAAAAGCATTTTATTCTGAAGTATTTCAAAAATATCTTCAGTCCAGAGATTTAATGGAACTAGTTACTATAAGTACTCTCTAA
- a CDS encoding Nif11 family protein → MSDKDLSNFLKKIEQLNQIAELIKNNPSKKLSLSKCENHDEVIKLTTEWGFDIGKRWGEY, encoded by the coding sequence ATGTCAGATAAAGATCTAAGTAATTTTCTAAAAAAAATAGAGCAACTTAATCAAATTGCTGAGCTAATAAAAAATAATCCTAGTAAAAAGTTATCCCTTTCAAAATGCGAGAATCATGATGAAGTAATTAAATTAACTACTGAATGGGGTTTTGACATTGGTAAAAGGTGGGGAGAATATTAA
- a CDS encoding PAP/fibrillin family protein, with translation MKEIGEIKSNIYKIAAVTDRGQRLNKLISPMYEEKANEMDEFIDALKDFNFEISEKLLSGEWELIFSNVELFRSSPFFLAIEKALNDEFKSNLFFKLHQLQVGSFGISTIGRIAQKIDFDKKEFISTFDTTIFGLTTIPILGWFKLLPTFGGRVITLASDLVLRNNLLEMNLQKTKVSKVDGLNKIPLFSELLMDRWYPVKEVWNKLPWNKESPNCQVSIVYLDEEMRIMQDMYGSIFIYIRPSISLLNSNKI, from the coding sequence ATGAAAGAAATTGGAGAGATAAAGTCAAATATATATAAAATAGCTGCTGTTACAGATAGAGGTCAAAGATTAAATAAATTAATTTCTCCGATGTATGAGGAAAAAGCTAATGAAATGGATGAATTTATTGATGCTCTAAAAGACTTTAATTTTGAAATATCAGAAAAATTATTGTCTGGAGAGTGGGAATTGATTTTTTCTAATGTTGAATTATTTCGAAGTTCTCCATTTTTCCTTGCTATTGAAAAGGCATTAAATGATGAATTTAAAAGTAATCTTTTTTTTAAATTACATCAGTTGCAAGTAGGATCCTTTGGTATATCAACTATTGGAAGAATTGCTCAAAAGATTGATTTTGACAAAAAAGAATTTATATCTACTTTTGACACTACAATATTTGGGCTCACAACAATTCCTATCTTAGGTTGGTTCAAATTGTTGCCTACTTTTGGTGGAAGAGTAATTACCTTAGCAAGTGATTTAGTTTTAAGAAATAATTTACTTGAAATGAACTTACAAAAGACAAAAGTTTCCAAAGTTGATGGACTTAATAAGATTCCATTATTTAGTGAATTACTTATGGATAGATGGTATCCAGTTAAAGAGGTATGGAATAAGTTACCTTGGAATAAAGAATCCCCAAATTGCCAGGTTTCAATTGTATATTTAGACGAAGAAATGAGAATTATGCAGGATATGTATGGGTCTATTTTTATTTATATAAGGCCTTCAATTTCCTTGTTGAATTCAAATAAAATCTAA
- a CDS encoding OsmC family protein, translating into MTKVKCSYLGNLNCEAIHLQSGSLIRTDAPLDHCGKGESFSPTDLLATSLGTCLLTIMAIKAKPKGFDLKGIYLNIEKLMTQNSERKIKKLKIDIFIPESTSNETIDFLKKASKECPVTRNLSQEIDIKICWHHE; encoded by the coding sequence ATGACTAAAGTGAAATGCTCTTATTTAGGAAATTTAAACTGTGAGGCTATTCATCTACAATCTGGAAGTCTTATTAGAACGGATGCACCTTTAGATCACTGTGGTAAAGGTGAAAGTTTTTCCCCAACTGATTTATTAGCGACATCTCTAGGTACTTGCCTGCTAACCATTATGGCAATCAAAGCTAAACCTAAAGGATTTGATTTGAAAGGTATATATTTAAATATTGAAAAACTAATGACACAAAATAGCGAGAGGAAGATAAAAAAACTAAAAATAGATATTTTTATACCAGAGAGCACTTCTAATGAAACTATTGATTTCTTAAAAAAAGCTTCCAAAGAATGTCCAGTTACAAGAAATTTATCTCAAGAAATAGATATTAAAATTTGTTGGCATCATGAATAA
- a CDS encoding DUF1499 domain-containing protein — protein MKILFLAILLCSSFLFPSSSFASHIELKPCVEIAHCVREEWGVNNIEKPFEKIKTFIENTPRTEIVEIDGDYLHAEATSKWMKYVDDLEVSFLPNSNILSIRSESRVGESDLGVNQKRVDLLKSKMF, from the coding sequence ATGAAAATACTTTTTTTAGCAATATTACTTTGTTCAAGCTTTTTATTCCCTTCTTCATCATTTGCCTCACATATAGAACTAAAACCTTGTGTAGAGATTGCTCATTGTGTACGAGAAGAATGGGGGGTTAACAATATTGAGAAACCTTTTGAAAAGATTAAAACATTTATCGAAAACACTCCAAGAACTGAGATTGTGGAGATTGATGGCGATTATCTACATGCTGAAGCAACTAGTAAATGGATGAAGTATGTAGACGATTTAGAAGTATCCTTTCTTCCTAATTCAAACATCTTGTCAATAAGATCAGAATCAAGAGTTGGAGAAAGTGATTTGGGAGTGAATCAAAAAAGAGTTGATTTACTAAAATCGAAAATGTTTTAA
- a CDS encoding metal ABC transporter permease, with product MSFINNNWWLVPLIITIFSGILCPAMGTVLITHKRLLQVNLISHCVLPGLALALALGIHPSIGGVISGLLGSVIAESLTNRKSENYEAIMNTILAGMLGFGVLIIPLLGIRIDLEAVLFGDLLTANFGDLLRTIIAFLVFILLMTFGYEKVVYVGLDPEGASASGINVSLLNLALSFTTALVIVSSMSAVGVILVIALLSTPTLLGLNKAHSLRIAMMKSSFFGLCISLLGFILSIVFNLSPGPAISVICVASLLIPKLRK from the coding sequence ATGTCTTTTATTAATAACAACTGGTGGCTGGTTCCATTAATAATAACTATATTCTCCGGGATCTTATGCCCAGCTATGGGAACTGTATTAATCACTCATAAGAGATTATTACAAGTTAATTTAATCTCTCATTGTGTGTTGCCTGGACTTGCTCTCGCATTAGCGCTCGGTATACATCCCTCAATTGGTGGCGTTATAAGTGGTCTTCTGGGCTCAGTAATTGCGGAAAGTTTAACTAATAGAAAAAGTGAAAATTATGAAGCAATAATGAACACAATATTAGCCGGAATGCTTGGGTTTGGAGTCCTTATAATCCCTCTACTCGGAATAAGGATTGATTTGGAGGCAGTATTATTTGGCGATTTATTGACAGCAAATTTTGGAGATTTACTTAGAACAATAATTGCTTTTTTAGTATTTATACTTTTAATGACTTTTGGATATGAAAAGGTTGTTTATGTGGGATTGGATCCAGAAGGTGCATCCGCGAGTGGTATAAACGTTTCTTTATTAAATCTTGCTTTAAGTTTTACAACGGCATTAGTAATTGTTAGTTCAATGTCAGCAGTGGGAGTAATTCTTGTTATTGCTCTTCTTTCTACTCCAACTCTGTTAGGGCTAAATAAGGCTCATAGTTTAAGAATTGCAATGATGAAGTCTTCATTTTTCGGATTATGCATCTCACTTCTGGGCTTTATTCTCTCTATAGTCTTTAATCTTTCGCCTGGACCTGCAATTAGTGTTATTTGTGTTGCATCTCTTTTGATTCCTAAACTTCGCAAATAA
- a CDS encoding Fur family transcriptional regulator, which yields MIKNTRQKMISETMVTKSDITKRQEQLLEELNKCDDELTGQELHRQLIESGKAMGLTTVYRNLQVLIKHGLIRSRHLPTGEVLYTPVDRDIHHLTCVQCGETSKMEGCPVKDIHTPKTNPKKFQLLFHTLEYFGLCQNCYQAQN from the coding sequence ATGATCAAAAATACGAGACAAAAAATGATTTCGGAAACAATGGTAACTAAGTCTGACATTACCAAAAGACAAGAACAACTTCTTGAAGAACTTAATAAATGTGATGATGAATTGACTGGTCAAGAGTTGCATAGACAATTGATAGAAAGCGGAAAGGCTATGGGACTGACGACTGTTTACAGGAATCTTCAAGTTCTGATAAAGCATGGCTTAATACGTTCTAGACATCTCCCAACAGGAGAGGTTCTGTACACTCCCGTAGATAGAGATATTCATCATTTGACCTGTGTTCAATGTGGTGAGACATCAAAAATGGAAGGATGCCCTGTAAAAGATATTCATACACCCAAAACAAATCCAAAGAAATTCCAATTGTTGTTTCATACCCTGGAATATTTCGGGCTTTGCCAAAACTGTTATCAAGCTCAGAATTAA
- a CDS encoding ABC transporter ATP-binding protein → MATLVAENLTFAYTKKSKPALNKVSIEIKPGTLTALVGPNGAGKSTLLRILQGQNTPDKGEIKIDGENLYRSRALVALMPQRSSMNWKFPITVEKLVSLGQIKYSKSRSNNPFQIKTLLAYPNSWINKCCELEATMQRVGIANLANRRLDSLSGGQQQRALLAKTLMSPAKIFLLDEPCAALDPPAKEDFLKIVRQLADAGLSLLVSSHDWGESLNNYDQVIVLDKSVLAVGSPDQIKDKLEAINISSINENNFCD, encoded by the coding sequence ATGGCTACTTTAGTCGCTGAAAATTTAACCTTTGCATACACAAAAAAAAGTAAGCCAGCTTTGAACAAGGTATCGATTGAGATTAAACCTGGAACTCTAACAGCGTTAGTCGGCCCAAACGGTGCTGGTAAATCAACTCTTTTGAGAATATTGCAAGGACAAAATACTCCAGATAAAGGCGAAATAAAAATTGACGGTGAAAATTTATATAGATCTAGAGCTCTTGTGGCACTCATGCCTCAAAGAAGTTCTATGAATTGGAAGTTCCCCATTACGGTTGAAAAATTGGTATCTCTTGGTCAAATAAAGTATTCAAAATCAAGAAGTAACAACCCCTTTCAAATTAAGACTCTTCTAGCATATCCAAATTCTTGGATTAATAAATGTTGTGAATTAGAGGCGACAATGCAAAGAGTAGGCATTGCAAATTTGGCTAATAGAAGACTCGATTCTCTTTCAGGAGGACAGCAGCAAAGAGCTCTATTAGCAAAAACTCTTATGTCCCCTGCAAAAATATTTCTTTTAGATGAACCTTGTGCAGCTTTGGACCCACCTGCAAAGGAAGATTTTCTAAAAATTGTTCGTCAACTTGCGGATGCGGGACTTTCTTTGCTCGTAAGTAGCCATGATTGGGGCGAGTCTTTAAATAACTATGATCAAGTAATCGTTCTTGATAAAAGTGTTTTGGCAGTTGGTAGTCCTGACCAAATAAAAGATAAATTAGAGGCTATAAATATTAGCTCTATAAACGAAAATAATTTCTGTGATTAG
- a CDS encoding metal ABC transporter solute-binding protein, Zn/Mn family has product MSIFKRILTNRTGSSKSIIKNSLIAGTIIFSGFGKDVMAKGKSYVAVEPLVCDLVKSIALPSDKVTCLVDRKQDVHDLKINPRQAQLLNSADKVFTLGKEMTPSMRNWENKKNTVVVGVSAIDVDDHSDHGGHDDHSDHGGHDDHAEHSAKLDDHSDHGGHDDHSDHGGHDDHAEGAFEWAGKFQLSKGSYKWSFEKVDGEYADPAMKMVILKSNDIEGSEDLAKELLGSKDSISRKNDGTLIASNKAFVLNFDQRKESTVFNVDIKEDGQYIFFTEHMPFEFEATQHFFKDVSNSDVEPIAQVPDEGEGHHHHDHGGLDPHVWHDPHNIIKMGDLISKSLKKDISVFNRGDRKLINERFEKADSLLEGLDSWIVEQVNSIPEGNRVIVSKHKAMEYYGDAFGFETISLLDFLGDSSSLRPDNISSTLKMLDEENVQAIFPEQIPASKLLRNLSRQSSVPLASNQIFVDGLMMDGNTVSVAVHNTCTIVDSLGGSCDKESGSNLESEWYKLSD; this is encoded by the coding sequence ATGTCAATTTTTAAAAGAATTTTAACAAATAGAACAGGTTCGAGTAAGTCAATTATTAAAAATTCCTTAATCGCTGGAACGATTATATTTTCTGGTTTTGGGAAGGATGTTATGGCTAAAGGAAAATCATACGTAGCTGTAGAACCACTAGTTTGTGATTTAGTTAAATCAATTGCATTACCATCTGACAAAGTTACATGCTTAGTAGATAGAAAACAAGATGTTCATGACTTAAAGATCAATCCAAGGCAAGCTCAATTACTAAATAGCGCAGACAAAGTATTTACTCTTGGTAAAGAAATGACTCCAAGTATGAGAAATTGGGAAAATAAAAAGAATACTGTTGTTGTAGGTGTTAGTGCAATAGACGTAGATGATCATTCTGATCATGGAGGTCATGATGATCACTCAGACCATGGTGGACATGATGATCACGCTGAACATTCAGCTAAGTTAGATGACCACTCTGATCATGGAGGTCACGACGATCACTCAGATCATGGTGGACATGATGATCACGCTGAGGGTGCTTTCGAATGGGCAGGCAAATTCCAACTTTCTAAGGGTTCTTACAAATGGTCATTTGAAAAAGTCGATGGAGAATATGCAGATCCTGCAATGAAGATGGTGATTCTCAAATCTAATGACATAGAAGGGTCTGAAGATTTAGCTAAAGAACTATTAGGATCTAAAGACTCAATAAGCAGAAAAAATGATGGTACTTTGATAGCAAGTAATAAAGCTTTTGTTCTTAACTTTGATCAAAGAAAAGAAAGTACTGTTTTTAACGTGGATATCAAAGAAGATGGTCAATATATATTTTTTACTGAACACATGCCTTTTGAGTTTGAAGCAACTCAACACTTTTTTAAAGACGTTTCAAATAGTGATGTAGAACCAATAGCACAAGTACCAGACGAAGGAGAGGGGCATCATCATCATGACCATGGAGGACTAGATCCTCATGTTTGGCATGATCCACATAACATTATAAAAATGGGAGATCTTATAAGCAAAAGTTTAAAGAAAGATATTTCAGTTTTTAATAGAGGTGACAGAAAATTAATTAATGAAAGATTCGAAAAAGCTGATTCTCTCTTAGAAGGCTTAGATAGTTGGATCGTCGAACAAGTAAACTCTATTCCTGAGGGAAACAGAGTAATTGTCTCTAAACACAAAGCAATGGAATACTACGGGGATGCATTTGGTTTTGAAACCATTAGTTTACTTGACTTTCTTGGAGACTCCTCAAGCTTAAGGCCAGACAACATAAGTTCTACTTTAAAAATGTTAGATGAAGAGAATGTTCAGGCAATATTTCCTGAACAGATTCCAGCATCTAAGTTATTAAGGAACTTAAGTAGACAAAGTTCAGTTCCTTTAGCTTCTAATCAAATATTCGTTGATGGATTGATGATGGATGGTAATACGGTTTCAGTAGCCGTTCACAACACTTGTACAATTGTTGATTCATTAGGTGGAAGCTGTGATAAAGAATCTGGCTCCAATCTTGAGTCTGAATGGTACAAACTTTCAGATTAA
- a CDS encoding CobW family GTP-binding protein codes for MSIKDKVPVTILTGFLGSGKTTLLNRILSEEHGKRIAVIENEYGEVGIDQGLVINADEEVFEMSNGCICCTVRGDLIRVLGNLMKRRDKFDYVLVETTGLADPGPVAQTFFMDEEISSEFTLDGIVTLVDAAHIDQQLGRSDESSEQVAFADVLVLNKTDLVSDDALNTLESRLRDMNRMTRIIRAENAKVPIETVLNLSAFDLDQILKRRPTFLEPEYPFEWTGVYDLDAGKYELMLEDGPDPEMSLVALVNQGESEEELKDGAESSVRLYAEKTNTLEPGKTIPYGEHINLKLDDKGNKSFILNIEKPTKIGLFTQHTAEEFNMKVIKSDENKEIPFNTERFWQAEHEHDDEVGSIAIERFGDVDPEKLNTWMGRLLSEKGVDIFRTKGFISYSGNPRRIVFQGVHMLFTAQPDKEWGNEPRRNQLVFIGRNLNEKEMQEGFDKCLI; via the coding sequence ATGAGCATCAAAGATAAAGTTCCCGTTACTATTCTCACTGGATTTTTAGGTTCAGGGAAGACTACCTTGCTTAATAGAATATTGAGTGAAGAGCACGGGAAAAGAATAGCCGTAATTGAGAATGAATACGGTGAAGTAGGTATAGATCAAGGGCTAGTGATTAATGCCGATGAAGAAGTATTTGAGATGTCAAATGGGTGCATTTGTTGTACTGTACGCGGTGATTTAATAAGAGTCCTTGGCAACCTTATGAAAAGAAGAGATAAGTTTGACTATGTTTTAGTTGAAACGACAGGATTAGCAGATCCAGGTCCAGTTGCTCAGACTTTTTTCATGGATGAAGAGATTAGTTCTGAATTTACTCTTGATGGAATTGTGACTTTAGTTGATGCTGCACATATCGATCAGCAACTAGGAAGGAGTGATGAAAGTTCAGAACAAGTTGCATTTGCAGATGTTCTTGTCCTTAACAAAACTGATTTAGTCTCTGATGATGCACTAAATACTCTTGAATCGAGGTTGAGAGATATGAACCGAATGACTCGAATTATTCGAGCCGAGAATGCCAAAGTACCAATTGAAACAGTCTTAAATCTAAGTGCATTTGATCTTGATCAGATCCTTAAACGCAGGCCAACATTCCTTGAACCAGAATATCCTTTTGAATGGACAGGTGTTTACGATCTTGATGCAGGTAAATATGAATTAATGCTAGAAGATGGACCAGATCCAGAAATGTCCCTAGTAGCTCTAGTTAACCAAGGTGAGAGTGAGGAGGAACTTAAAGATGGGGCTGAATCCTCCGTAAGACTTTATGCAGAAAAAACTAATACTTTAGAACCTGGAAAAACTATCCCATATGGAGAACATATAAATCTCAAATTAGATGATAAAGGGAATAAATCCTTCATCCTGAACATAGAAAAACCAACCAAAATAGGTTTGTTTACACAGCACACTGCTGAAGAATTCAATATGAAAGTCATTAAAAGTGACGAAAATAAAGAGATTCCATTTAATACTGAAAGATTCTGGCAAGCAGAGCACGAACATGATGATGAAGTAGGCTCAATTGCTATAGAGCGTTTTGGAGATGTTGACCCAGAAAAACTAAATACTTGGATGGGAAGACTTCTATCAGAAAAAGGAGTGGATATATTCAGAACTAAAGGTTTCATAAGTTACTCAGGTAACCCAAGGAGAATAGTTTTCCAAGGAGTTCACATGTTATTTACTGCACAACCTGATAAAGAATGGGGTAACGAACCTCGTAGAAATCAACTTGTTTTTATCGGTAGAAATTTAAATGAGAAAGAGATGCAAGAAGGCTTTGATAAATGCCTGATATAG